The following are encoded in a window of Carya illinoinensis cultivar Pawnee chromosome 15, C.illinoinensisPawnee_v1, whole genome shotgun sequence genomic DNA:
- the LOC122297096 gene encoding laccase-14-like — MRMEIDKISFLLGILGFLFLNAMPHCTAYNVHHYSFILRETKFTRLCTTKSMFTVNGQWPGPTIHVRKGDRAFVNVHNNGEYGVTIHWHGVRQPRNPWSDGPENITQCPIQPGKSFTYEVIFSEEEGTLWWHAHSDWSRATIHGAIVILPKLGTSYPFPKPYAEQVLILAEWFNGDVKEIIDNATATGGDPETSDAYAINGQPGFPNNCSNETTYRLSVQHGKTYLLRLVNSGMNEEMFFGIAKHNLTVVAQDGAYIKPITTSYIMITPGQTMDILLTANQAPSQYYIAASPFFDSGAPYDTSNTSAILQYTGISTLPASIPYPTLPNVTDKAAADNFTTRIRALASLEHPINVPKQIDTRIIMAVSVNQILCANASCSGPSGNRLAASLNNISFVTPKIDVLQAYYRSLPKVFTKDFPNKPPYEFNYTGDVGNNTLYPSLGTNVTLIKYGAAVEIVFQGTNVGNAENHPMHLHGFSFYLVGTGYDNYNETTSPKTYNLKDPPEVNTIGVPKNGWATIRFIANNPGVWFMHCHLERHASWGMDTVLIVKNGPTKETSILPPPAHLPVCS; from the exons ATGAGGATGGAAATAGACAAGATAAGTTTCCTCCTAGGAATCctagggtttttgtttttgaatgcGATGCCGCATTGCACGGCTTACAACGTCCACCACTACAGCTTTATT CTGAGGGAGACGAAGTTTACAAGACTCTGTACAACAAAGAGCATGTTCACTGTAAACGGCCAATGGCCTGGTCCGACCATTCATGTTCGCAAAGGCGACAGAGCATTTGTCAATGTTCACAATAATGGAGAATATGGAGTTACAATTCACTG GCACGGAGTGAGGCAACCAAGAAATCCATGGTCGGATGGTCCTGAGAACATCACACAGTGTCCCATTCAACCAGGAAAAAGCTTCACATATGAGGTTATATTTTCAGAAGAAGAAGGAACACTTTGGTGGCATGCTCACAGCGACTGGTCCAGGGCCACAATCCATGGTGCTATTGTCATCTTACCTAAACTTGGAACCAGTTATCCCTTTCCCAAGCCCTACGCCGAACAAGTGCTTATACTCG CGGAATGGTTTAACGGAGATGTCAAGGAGATAATTGATAATGCCACTGCAACCGGTGGTGATCCAGAAACATCAGATGCCTACGCCATCAATGGCCAACCCGGATTTCCAAATAATTGCTCTAATG AAACAACATATCGTTTGTCAGTCCAACACGGCAAGACATATCTTCTTCGTCTAGTAAATTCTGGGATGAATGAAGAAATGTTCTTTGGAATTGCAAAGCACAACCTCACAGTTGTTGCCCAAGATGGTGCATATATAAAACCCATAACCACCAGTTACATCATGATAACCCCAGGACAAACCATGGACATCTTGCTCACGGCAAACCAAGCTCCCAGTCAGTATTACATTGCTGCTTCTCCTTTCTTTGACTCTGGAGCTCCATATGACACTTCCAATACTTCCGCGATTCTCCAGTACACCGGCATTTCTACTCTTCCAGCCTCTATTCCATATCCGACTCTTCCTAATGTTACTGACAAGGCTGCTGCAGACAATTTCACAACTCGCATAAGAGCTTTGGCGAGTCTCGAGCACCCAATTAATGTCCCGAAACAAATAGACACAAGAATTATTATGGCAGTTTCTGTAAACCAGATACTTTGCGCAAATGCATCGTGTAGTGGTCCAAGTGGTAATAGGTTAGCTGCAAGCTTAAACAATATAAGCTTCGTGACTCCAAAGATTGATGTATTGCAAGCATATTACAG GAGCTTGCCGAAAGTGTTCACCAAGGATTTTCCCAACAAACCACCCTATGAATTCAACTACACAGGAGATGTGGGTAATAACACACTATATCCAAGCCTAGGAACAAATGTAACGTTGATAAAGTACGGGGCTGCCGTAGAAATAGTGTTCCAAGGGACTAATGTTGGGAATGCGGAGAATCATCCGATGCATCTCCATGGTTTTAGCTTTTATTTGGTTGGGACAGGCTATGACAATTACAACGAGACCACTTCCCCCAAAACATATAATTTGAAGGATCCACCGGAAGTTAACACCATTGGAGTTCCTAAGAATGGGTGGGCTACAATTAGATTCATTGCCAATAATCCTG GGGTTTGGTTTATGCACTGCCATTTGGAACGGCATGCTTCTTGGGGTATGGACACTGTTCTGATTGTGAAGAATGGGCCCACTAAAGAAACAAGCATCCTGCCACCCCCAGCTCATTTGCCTGTTTGTTCTTAG